One window from the genome of Salvia miltiorrhiza cultivar Shanhuang (shh) chromosome 7, IMPLAD_Smil_shh, whole genome shotgun sequence encodes:
- the LOC130991729 gene encoding putative F-box/FBD/LRR-repeat protein At5g22670: MVDGSERNEVAVAESNDVDRLSELPDSLIFTIFSLLESRDVVSTTFLSKRWKNRWATVPCLAFRNNLPRFIYGALTQWRGPNFLKLTIAFTNFLPRANDLNSWLLFAIAKQVEELSIHLGLLRIGASATPYSPPQRFYSCSSFRKLSLSHLRLQIEGNNVQWGQLKSLTIVGSNSLSAYAINRILCGAPRLEELNLCIREIGGRFTIQSTSLKTLCIGRQDDCFEIVEVYLGSILVIDAPNLSSLVILSRCYGRCLLNVPSLSNAVLSFFWCGDDMDPSDLSRIQMFNRVFQSVRHVESLTLSNWCIKFLLFMKMNDVLVEFPNVKSLHLFPDEPADEMLDVLEMCPMLMFFTAQLQCAQKGDSFASTRNATLVSLKRVEIRWSVNDASVFRVIETILENAYMLEKMVLRVRGTGVDGGEPLILAHEKVLRMPRSSPTVEVIIIQD; this comes from the exons ATGGTTGATGGTTCAGAACGTAACGAGGTTGCAGTTGCAGAGTCCAACGACGTCGATCGACTCAGTGAGTTACCCGACTCCTTAATCTTCACGATTTTTTCGTTGTTGGAATCGCGAGATGTTGTTAGCACAACCTTCCTCTCCAAAAGATGGAAAAATCGGTGGGCCACCGTCCCCTGCCTTGCCTTCCGGAATAATTTACCAAGGTTTATTTACGGTGCTCTCACGCAATGGAGAGGCCCCAATTTTCTCAAACTCACCATAGCTTTCACTAATTTTCTCCCTCGTGCTAACGACCTTAATTCGTGGCTTCTTTTCGCCATCGCAAAGCAAGTGGAAGAGCTATCTATACATTTGGGGCTTCTCAGAATCGGTGCTTCTGCTACTCCATACTCCCCACCTCAGCGCTTCTATTCATGCTCCTCCTTTCGCAAATTATCCCTTTCTCATTTGAGGCTGCAAATCGAGGGGAATAATGTGCAGTGGGGTCAACTCAAGAGCTTAACAATTGTAGGTTCAAATTCATTGAGTGCATACGCGATTAACCGAATTCTCTGCGGCGCCCCTCGATTGGAAGAGCTGAATTTGTGCATTAGGGAAATTGGTGGAAGATTCACGATCCAATCTACTAGTTTGAAGACTCTGTGCATCGGCAGGCAAGATGATTGTTTCGAGATCGTCGAAGTGTATTTAGGTTCGATTCTCGTAATCGATGCTCCCAATCTCTCAAGTTTGGTGATTTTAAGCCGATGCTACGGAAGGTGCTTGTTGAATGTCCCGTCTTTGAGCAACGCAGTTCTTAGCTTCTTCTGGTGTGGGGACGATATGGATCCCAGCGACCTCTCGCGTATTCAAATGTTTAATCGTGTCTTTCAAAGCGTCCGCCATGTTGAGAGCCTCACACTGTCGAATTGGTGCATTAAG TTTCTTCTGTTTATGAAGATGAATGATGTGTTGGTGGAGTTCCCAAATGTGAAGTCTCTGCATCTCTTCCCCGATGAGCCGGCCGACGAGATGCTTGATGTTCTTGAGATGTGCCCTATGCTCATGTTTTTTACTGCTCAACTTCAATGTGCTCAG AAAGGTGATTCATTTGCCTCAACGAGGAATGCTACACTTGTCTCTCTCAAGAGGGTTGAGATTAGGTGGTCTGTAAACGATGCCTCAGTATTTCGAGTGATTGAAACTATTTTGGAGAATGCTTACATGCTAGAAAAGATGGTTCTTCGAGTGAGGGGGACTGGAGTTGATGGTGGTGAGCCCTTGATCTTGGCACATGAGAAGGTGCTGAGAATGCCGAGATCCTCTCCAACTGTGGAGGTAATTATTATCCAAGATTGA
- the LOC130993073 gene encoding putative F-box protein At2g39415 codes for MASSHFPRIRLSEHNEVSDSLDRLSELPDSLILSILSLLSSTRDVVRTTILSKRWKDLWTTVPCLEFEDENPEFICRVLAQWRGAKIWIFYLSLSDEVPHLPPPTSSDVESWLLFAVEKQVEAHMYVFISHTAHLRVCIHAPPLQHYTFNIVPWKSRGLCS; via the coding sequence ATGGCTTCTTCGCACTTTCCTCGGATTCGTCTTTCCGAACATAACGAGGTTTCCGATAGCCTCGATCGACTGAGTGAGTTGCCCGATTCCTTAATCCTTTCGATTCTTTCGTTGTTGTCGTCGACGAGAGATGTTGTTAGGACAACCATTCTCTCCAAACGCTGGAAAGATCTCTGGACCACCGTCCCCTGCCTTGAGTTCGAAGACGAAAATCCTGAGTTTATTTGTAGGGTTCTTGCACAATGGCGAGGTGCCAAGATTTGGATATTCTACCTTTCTTTGTCTGATGAGGTGCCTCATCTGCCTCCTCCTACTAGTAGCGATGTTGAATCGTGGCTGCTTTTTGCGGTGGAGAAACAAGTGGAAGCGCACATGTATGTGTTCATATCCCATACTGCCCACCTCAGAGTTTGTATTCATGCCCCTCCATTACAACACTACACCTTCAATATTGTTCCTTGGAAATCAAGGGGTCTGTGCAGTTGA
- the LOC130991733 gene encoding F-box/LRR-repeat protein At3g26922-like, protein MASSHFLQLHGSDVSDSLDRLSELPDSLILSILSLLSSTRDVVRTTVLSKRWKDLWTTVPYLELDDENPEFICGVVSQWRGAKIQRFYLCLSPPPTSTDLDSWLLFAVEKQLGELHLYADIPYCPPQSLYSCSSITTLHLHDCSLEIEGSVQLNQLVTLSVHHIRNSSWVEAINKLLLGAPRLENMSLSVPEINGNFNIVSLSLKTLIIEEAEIKGVLAISAPNLLTLRIHASIFNGARFLCHVPSLTEACFVAWGLGSSAVYDPPLETFYQLLRSICHVKKVDSSLLNIKLLLSLKKKKKDMVVRFPNAEVLKHTSMGRQYNVLLDLVDVLDLLELFPELKMLSFHQIHQEYFNSIAETTFPNCSLLHLERVDMTWSAHDPSIIPFIQILLQISPSLEKMVFRLRKCRDNLEEVLMVEEKVRSMPRSSPTAEVIIIDC, encoded by the exons ATGGCTTCCTCGCACTTTCTTCAGCTTCATGGTTCCGATGTTTCCGACAGCCTCGATCGACTGAGTGAGTTGCCCGATTCCTTAATCCTTTCGATTCTTTCGTTGTTGTCATCGACGAGAGATGTTGTTAGGACAACCGTTCTCTCCAAACGCTGGAAAGATCTGTGGACCACCGTCCCCTACCTTGAGCTCGATGACGAAAATCCAGAGTTTATTTGTGGGGTTGTTTCACAATGGAGAGGTGCCAAGATTCAGAGATTCTACCTTTGTTTGTCGCCTCCTCCTACTAGTACCGATCTTGATTCGTGGCTGCTTTTTGCGGTGGAGAAACAATTGGGAGAGCTACATCTATATGCCGATATCCCATACTGCCCACCTCAGAGTTTGTATTCATGCTCCTCCATTACAACACTCCACCTTCATGATTGTTCCTTGGAAATCGAGGGGAGTGTGCAGTTGAATCAACTCGTGACTTTATCAGTTCATCACATTCGAAATTCCTCGTGGGTTGAAGCCATAAACAAACTTCTCTTGGGTGCCCCTCGCTTGGAAAATATGAGTTTGAGTGTGCCTGAAATTAATGGAAACTTCAACATCGTATCTCTCAGTTTGAAGACGCTCATAATCGAAGAGGCTGAAATAAAGGGAGTGCTCGCGATTTcggctcctaatctcttgactTTACGAATTCACGCCTCCATTTTTAATGGTGCTAGGTTTTTGTGCCATGTCCCATCTTTGACTGAAGCTTGTTTTGTAGCATGGGGATTGGGTTCTTCTGCTGTGTATGATCCGCCCCTTGAAACGTTTTATCAACTTTTGAGAAGTATCTGCCATGTTAAGAAGGTCGATTCATCATTGTTGAACATTAAG TTGCTTCTCTccctgaagaagaagaagaaagatatGGTTGTTCGGTTTCCAAATGCTGAGGTTCTAAAACACACAAGCATGGGCCGCCAATACAATGTTCTTCTTGATCTCGTTGATGTTCTTGATCTTCTTGAGTTGTTTCCAGAGCTGAAGATGTTAAGTTTTCATCAAATACACCAG GAATATTTTAATTCCATCGCTGAGACGACATTCCCCAATTGCTCACTGCTCCATCTAGAGAGAGTTGATATGACTTGGTCTGCACACGACCCCTCAATAATTCCATTTATACAGATTCTCCTGCAAATTTCTCCCTCGCTCGAGAAGATGGTGTTTCGTCTTAGAAAGTGTAGAGATAACCTTGAGGAGGTGTTGATGGTCGAAGAGAAGGTGCGAAGCATGCCAAGATCCTCCCCAACTGCTGAGGTTATTATAATCGATTGTTGA
- the LOC130991732 gene encoding putative F-box protein At1g49610 has product MACSHFPQLHGSEHNEVSDKLDRLSELPDSLILSILSCLWSTRDVVRTTILSKRWKDLWTTVPCLEFDDENQEFISGVLAQWRGAKIERFCFLCLSDEVPPPTRSDVESWLLFAMEKQVEDLHIYTNVPYCPPQSLYSCSSITTLDLQYCSLEIDGSVQWNQLKNLSIQNPYSLSADAISKLLSGAPHLEYLTLTTLDIDGNFDIVSPRLKTLLIEEAGIYGELTIRAPNLLTLEILASIYNGSSVLCHVPSLTKACIEARDWDAYDPPPEMYDPPLETFYQLLRCICHVKKVELSELSTELLLTMKNKDMVVGFPNAEVLNHTGLLRYIGLLHFLDLLELFPKLKMLSFHQTQAYQDFNPIVVTPFPCPSVLHLNTVEISWSAEDPSIIPFIEFILQNAPLLHKLVFSLLPLSCNRKRFLMIEEKVQSMPRSSPTAEVIIVRK; this is encoded by the exons ATGGCTTGCTCCCACTTTCCTCAGCTTCATGGTTCCGAACATAACGAGGTTTCCGATAAGCTCGATCGACTGAGTGAGTTGCCCGATTCCTTAATCCTTTCGATTCTTTCGTGCTTGTGGTCGACGAGAGATGTTGTTAGGACAACCATTCTGTCGAAACGCTGGAAAGATCTGTGGACCACAGTCCCCTGCCTTGAGTTCGATGACGAAAATCAAGAGTTTATTAGTGGGGTTCTTGCACAATGGAGAGGTGCCAAGATTGAGAGATTTTGCTTCCTTTGTTTGTCTGATGAGGTGCCTCCTCCTACCAGGAGCGATGTTGAATCGTGGCTGCTTTTTGCGATGGAGAAGCAAGTGGAAGATCTACATATATATACCAATGTCCCATACTGCCCACCTCAGAGTTTGTATTCATGCTCCTCCATTACAACACTCGACCTTCAATATTGTTCCTTGGAAATCGATGGGAGTGTGCAGTGGAATCAACTCAAGAATTTATCAATTCAAAATCCGTATTCCTTGTCTGCTGACGCCATAAGCAAACTTCTCTCCGGTGCCCCTCACTTGGAATATTTGACTTTGACTACGCTTGATATTGATGGAAACTTCGATATCGTCTCTCCCAGATTGAAGACGCTCCTAATCGAAGAGGCTGGAATATATGGAGAGCTCACGATTCGGGCGCCTAATCTCTTGACTTTAGAAATTCTCGCATCCATTTACAATGGTTCCAGTGTTTTGTGCCATGTCCCATCTTTGACTAAAGCTTGTATTGAAGCTCGTGATTGGGATGCGTATGATCCGCCTCCTGAAATGTATGATCCGCCTCTTGAAACGTTTTATCAGCTTTTAAGATGCATCTGCCATGTTAAGAAGGTTGAATTATCCGAGTTGAGCACTGAG TTGCTTCTCACCATGAAGAATAAAGATATGGTTGTTGGGTTTCCAAATGCGGAGGTTCTAAATCACACAGGCTTACTACGATATATTGGCCTTCTTCATTTCCTTGATCTTCTTGAGTTGTTTCCAAAGCTGAAGATGTTAAGTTTTCATCAAACACAGGCTTACCAG GATTTTAATCCCATTGTTGTGACGCCATTTCCCTGTCCCTCAGTGCTCCATCTAAATACAGTTGAGATTTCTTGGTCTGCAGAAGACCCCTCAATAATTCCATTTATAGAATTTATCTTGCAAAATGCTCCCTTGCTCCACAAACTTGTGTTTTCTCTTTTACCGTTAAGTTGTAATCGTAAGCGTTTCCTAATGATAGAAGAGAAGGTGCAAAGTATGCCAAGATCCTCCCCAACTGCTGAGGTTATTATAGTAAGGAAGTAG
- the LOC130991730 gene encoding putative F-box protein At1g49610 has translation MRFQKKKKKIKYFISVFLWRVKSFSLSFLTMASSHFPRLHLSERNDVSDSYDRLSELPDSLLLLILSFLFSTRFAVRTTILSKRWKDLWTTVPCLHFDDENPEFIYGVIAQWRGAKIQRFYLSLSDEVPLPPTSSDIESWLLFAAEKQVEELHVYLGFDMPSCCPPQSLFSCSSITTLHLEDCSFKIEGSVQLNQLVTLSVFYILDSSWVEAINKILSGTPRLENMSLTAVATDGNFNILSSSLKTLIIEDAKIKGVLTIWAPNLLTLEIRKSFSNGASIWCHVPSLTEACFVDHNNRVGDWPLEPCYQLLRSICHVKKVTLSSLLHIKMLLSLKKKKDMVVRFPNAEVLKYESWNYIDPLDLLDLLELFPKLMMLSFHQTRMQDSNPIAETTFPSCLLLHLKRVDMTWPARDPSIIPFIEILLQNSPSLEKMVFRLIKCRCNREMLLIKEKVPSMPRSSPTAEVIIIYC, from the exons ATGagatttcagaaaaaaaaaaaaaaaatcaagtactTCATTTCCGTGTTCCTTTGGAGAGTGAAgtccttttctctctccttcctcACAATGGCTTCCTCGCACTTTCCACGGCTTCATCTCTCCGAACGCAACGATGTTTCCGACAGCTACGATCGACTGAGTGAGTTACCCGATTCCTTATTACTTTTGATTCTTTCGTTTTTGTTTTCGACGAGATTTGCTGTTAGGACAACCATTCTCTCCAAACGCTGGAAAGATCTGTGGACCACCGTCCCCTGCCTTCACTTCGATGACGAAAATCCAGAGTTTATTTATGGGGTTATTGCACAATGGAGAGGTGCCAAGATTCAGAGATTCTACCTTTCTTTGTCTGATGAGGTGCCTCTGCCTCCTACGAGTAGCGATATCGAATCGTGGCTGCTTTTTGCGGCGGAGAAACAAGTGGAAGAGCTCCATGTGTATTTGGGATTTGATATGCCTTCCTGCTGCCCACCTCAGAGTTTGTTTTCATGCTCCTCCATTACAACACTACACCTTGAAGATTGTTCGTTTAAAATCGAGGGGAGTGTGCAGTTGAATCAACTCGTGACTTTATCAGTCTTTTACATTCTAGATTCCTCGTGGGTTGAAGCCATAAACAAAATTCTCTCGGGCACCCCTCGCTTGGAAAATATGAGTTTGACTGCTGTTGCAACTGATGGAAACTTCAATATCCTATCTAGCAGTTTGAAGACGCTCATAATCGAGGATGCTAAAATAAAGGGGGTGCTCACGATTTGGGCTCCTAATCTTTTGACTTTAGAAATTCGCAAATCCTTTTCTAATGGTGCTAGTATTTGGTGCCATGTCCCATCTTTGACTGAAGCTTGTTTTGTTGACCATAACAATCGTGTTGGTGATTGGCCTCTTGAACCGTGTTATCAACTATTGAGAAGCATCTGCCATGTTAAGAAGGTCACTTTATCGTCGTTATTGCACATTAAG atgcttctctccctgaagaagaagaaagatatGGTTGTTCGGTTTCCAAATGCTGAGGTTCTAAAATATGAAAGCTGGAACTATATTGATCCTCTTGATCTCCTTGATCTTCTTGAGTTGTTTCCAAAGCTGATGATGTTAAGTTTTCATCAAACACGCATGCAG GATTCTAATCCCATCGCTGAGACGACATTCCCCAGTTGCTTACTGCTCCATCTAAAGAGAGTTGATATGACTTGGCCTGCACGCGACCCCTCAATAATTCCATTTATAGAGATTCTCCTGCAAAATTCTCCCTCGCTTGAGAAGATGGTGTTTCGTCTTATAAAGTGTAGATGTAATCGTGAGATGTTGTTGATCAAAGAGAAGGTGCCAAGCATGCCAAGATCCTCCCCAACTGCTGAGGTTATTATAATCTATTGTTGA
- the LOC130991734 gene encoding F-box/FBD/LRR-repeat protein At3g26920-like, giving the protein MACSHFPQLHGYEHNEVSDSLDRLSELPDSIILLILSLLSSTRDAVRTTILSNRWKDLWTTVPCLHFEEENPEFIYGVVARWRGAKIQRFYLLFLLDDDQVPCPTSSDLESWLHFAVEKQVEELYAYTHIPYCPPQSLYSCSSITTLHLQYCSLEIEGNVQLNQLVTLSVYIPDFSWVEVINKLLSGAPRLENMTLSAIASNLNFNIISLSLKTLIIENSEINGVLAISAPNLLTLRIGACIYNGANLLFHVPSLTEACFEGWGDDVYDPPLETFYQLLRSICHAKKFTLTLLNIKLLLSLKKKKDMVVRFPNAEVLKYESWNYIDLLDLLDLLELFPKLKMLSFHRNRQYFKPIAEKTTFPSCSLLHLDRVHMTWPARDPSIIPFIQILLQNSPSLNKLVFRLKKYRNNRGVVLMVEEKVRSMPRSSPTAEVTIIDC; this is encoded by the exons ATGGCTTGCTCTCACTTTCCTCAGCTTCATGGTTACGAACATAACGAGGTTTCCGATAGCCTCGATCGACTGAGTGAGTTACCCGATTCCATAATCCTTTTAATTCTTTCGTTGTTGTCGTCGACGAGAGATGCTGTTAGAACAACCATTCTGTCGAATCGCTGGAAAGATCTGTGGACCACCGTCCCCTGCCTTCACTTCGAAGAGGAAAATCCAGAGTTTATTTATGGGGTTGTTGCACGATGGAGAGGTGCCAAGATTCAGAGATTCTACCTTTTGTTCTTGTTGGATGATGATCAGGTGCCTTGCCCTACTAGTAGCGATCTTGAATCGTGGCTGCATTTTGCGGTGGAGAAACAAGTGGAAGAGCTATATGCGTATACCCATATCCCATACTGCCCACCTCAGAGTTTGTATTCATGCTCCTCCATTACAACACTACACCTTCAATATTGTTCCTTGGAAATCGAGGGGAATGTGCAGTTGAATCAACTCGTCACTTTATCAGTTTACATTCCAGATTTCTCGTGGGTTGAAGTCATAAACAAACTTCTCTCGGGTGCCCCTCGCTTGGAAAATATGACTTTGAGTGCGATTGCAAGTAATTTAAATTTCAACATCATATCTCTCAGTTTGAAGACGCTCATAATCGAAAACTCTGAAATAAACGGAGTGCTCGCGATTTcggctcctaatctcttgactTTACGAATTGGCGCATGCATTTATAATGGTGCTAATCTTTTGTTCCATGTCCCATCTTTGACTGAAGCTTGTTTTGAAGGATGGGGTGATGATGTGTATGATCCGCCCCTTGAAACGTTTTATCAACTTTTGCGCAGCATCTGCCATGCTAAGAAGTTCACATTAACGTTGTTGAACATTAAG TTGCTTCTCTccctgaagaagaagaaagatatGGTTGTTCGGTTTCCAAATGCTGAGGTTCTAAAATATGAAAGCTGGAACTATATTGATCTTCTTGATCTCCTTGATCTTCTTGAGTTGTTTCCAAAGCTGAAAATGTTAAGTTTTCATCGAAACCGCCAG TATTTTAAGCCCATCGCTGAGAAGACGACATTCCCCAGTTGCTCACTGCTCCATCTAGACAGAGTTCATATGACTTGGCCTGCACGCGACCCCTCAATAATTCCATTTATACAGATTCTCCTCCAAAATTCTCCCTCGCTCAACAAGTTGGTGTTTCGTCTTAAAAAGTATAGAAATAATCGCGGGGTGGTGTTGATGGTAGAAGAGAAGGTGCGAAGCATGCCAAGATCCTCCCCAACTGCTGAGGTTACTATAATCGATTgttga